The following proteins are encoded in a genomic region of Montipora foliosa isolate CH-2021 chromosome 10, ASM3666993v2, whole genome shotgun sequence:
- the LOC137972808 gene encoding uncharacterized protein: MTVEIKDYVAKRTVCATSQKEQPNKPLISHKIPSRHWETAGCHIFHFEDRDYLCTVDYYSKYFEIDHLKLKTASEVVHTLKRHFFRHGIRHKRMSDNGPPFNSFEFQQFVARYDTAHITSSPHYQQSNGKVENAIKTAKNLLDK, translated from the coding sequence ATGACAGTGGAGATTAAAGATTATGTCGCCAAGCGTACAGTCTGTGCGACCTCCCAGAAAGAGCAACCAAATAAACCACTCATCTCACACAAGATCCCAAGCCGCCACTGGGAAACAGCTGGTTGTCACATCTTTCACTTTGAAGATCGTGATTACCTCTGCACTGTGGATTACTACTCTAAATACTTTGAGATCGACCACCTTAAACTCAAGACTGCAAGCGAAGTCGTGCACACACTAAAGAGACATTTCTTCAGACATGGTATCCGTCACAAGCGGATGAGCGACAATGGTCCTCCATTCAACTCCTTCGAGTTTCAGCAGTTTGTGGCTAGGTATGACACAGCACACATTACCAGTTCCCCTCATTACCAACAAAGTAATGGGAAGGTAGAAAACGCAATCAAGACTGCCAAGAATTTGCTAGACAAATAA